In the genome of Solibacillus silvestris, one region contains:
- a CDS encoding DNA-binding response regulator → MKILIVERDFEEIAGIEWYLKNYFMRDIEVIGVIDGSRIIEAFEEARPEVLLIEMELVSPSIEQFLQKQAIPVIGITAEPIFQQAMKAIRLKAIDLFVKPVPLEQLKSALLKIPSTKRAETSSSTIPVETQLYSDLFLNKPGNFSLDGKSFFLIECADYEHNLMLYEWLIELPIFHNPLALPLQNRVICIAEIDVFTNLFRQLRIMSQEWEKFSGESLNIAVYDGEETTLLTMYQECKKTLAQRFYKGYSHIFKSSQTLHVTRLDPLLTPEEQQLWITSLENGDLKAIKTFLYMLTTSSTYYHQDDVRIHLTSILAQIRRFMMKYHLQQQAKIEQQYRALFHFILEHPILYAIVQEFILFTQRLIDARKNLQLQQIADYTELAVEIIERDYENAELTLQHAANKLNISTNYLSNVFSKKRGIPFRKYLQQYRVQQAEKLLIETSLGIGTIAEMVGFTDGNYFTKVFREYYQLTPYRYRLQVRKTVGSAKN, encoded by the coding sequence TTGAAAATCTTAATTGTTGAGCGGGATTTTGAGGAAATTGCAGGAATTGAGTGGTATTTAAAAAACTATTTTATGCGGGATATTGAAGTAATTGGCGTAATAGATGGCAGTAGAATAATAGAAGCATTTGAAGAAGCGAGGCCGGAAGTACTTCTTATTGAAATGGAACTTGTTTCTCCTTCTATAGAGCAATTTTTACAAAAGCAGGCGATTCCTGTTATCGGAATAACAGCGGAGCCTATTTTTCAGCAAGCAATGAAAGCAATCCGCTTAAAGGCAATCGATCTTTTTGTGAAGCCCGTTCCATTGGAGCAGCTAAAGTCTGCATTGTTGAAAATCCCTTCGACTAAGCGGGCAGAAACTTCAAGCAGTACCATTCCAGTCGAAACGCAATTATATTCGGATTTATTTTTAAATAAGCCTGGGAATTTCTCATTAGATGGAAAGTCTTTCTTCTTAATTGAGTGTGCAGACTACGAGCATAACTTAATGCTGTATGAGTGGCTCATTGAATTGCCTATTTTTCATAATCCGTTAGCCCTACCGCTGCAAAACCGTGTGATTTGTATTGCTGAAATCGATGTTTTTACCAATCTATTCAGGCAGCTTAGAATCATGAGCCAGGAATGGGAGAAATTTAGCGGTGAATCGCTGAATATTGCTGTTTATGACGGCGAGGAGACAACTTTGCTGACAATGTATCAGGAATGTAAAAAAACATTGGCTCAGCGCTTTTATAAAGGGTATTCCCATATTTTTAAAAGCTCACAAACACTTCATGTGACAAGGCTTGATCCGCTTTTAACCCCTGAAGAACAGCAGCTTTGGATTACGAGTCTTGAAAACGGTGATTTAAAAGCAATTAAGACTTTTTTATATATGCTGACAACGAGTTCTACCTATTACCACCAGGATGATGTGCGTATCCATTTGACGAGTATTTTAGCGCAAATTCGCCGGTTCATGATGAAGTATCATCTGCAGCAGCAAGCAAAAATCGAACAGCAATACCGCGCACTGTTCCACTTTATATTAGAGCATCCGATTTTATATGCGATTGTACAGGAGTTTATTTTGTTTACACAGCGGCTGATCGATGCGCGGAAAAATTTACAGCTACAGCAAATTGCTGACTATACGGAATTGGCTGTCGAAATAATTGAGCGCGACTATGAAAATGCTGAACTGACATTACAGCATGCAGCGAATAAATTAAATATAAGCACCAACTATTTGAGCAATGTATTTTCAAAAAAACGAGGTATTCCGTTCCGGAAATATTTACAGCAGTACCGCGTACAGCAAGCCGAAAAGCTATTAATAGAAACGAGTTTAGGGATAGGGACAATCGCGGAAATGGTCGGTTTCACGGACGGCAATTACTTCACTAAAGTATTTCGGGAATACTATCAGTTAACCCCCTACCGCTACCGTCTGCAGGTGAGGAAAACAGTCGGCTCAGCCAAAAATTGA
- a CDS encoding histidine transporter, which produces MTKYQEEHELPKIGQFEMSIFIKMVICSLIGIFSFFITFEWNGKTSILIDHIVSAFTTYTPALVNGYVLILLVLGAFYPFVTKKWNTSKVNMVLSIFKIGGLVAGVMLIFGFGPAWLFNPDIGPFLLEKLIKPVGLVIPIGSVFLALLVCYGLLEFIGVLMQPVMKPIFKTPGRSAVDAVASFVGSYSVGLILTNRVYKEGKYTARESAIIATGFSTVSATFMVVVAKTLDLMEYWNLFFWVTLVVTFVVTAISARIYPLNKIKDEYYEGSTPQPEKIIKNDRLKVAWTEAVEATKSNPSLSRNLYIHLKDGFIMAMGVIPSILSIGLLGMVLAIYTPLFDWLAYIFAPFTYLLQIPDPMLTAKALSLSIAEMFLPAMIVTEAVLVTKFIVAVVSISAILFFSAVIPVILSTDIPLSIRQMIIIWFERVVLTLIFVTPIAFILF; this is translated from the coding sequence ATGACAAAGTATCAGGAAGAACATGAACTGCCGAAAATTGGACAGTTTGAAATGAGCATTTTTATTAAAATGGTGATTTGCAGTTTAATCGGAATTTTTAGTTTTTTTATTACATTTGAATGGAATGGAAAAACGTCGATTTTAATCGACCATATCGTAAGTGCATTCACAACATACACACCAGCATTAGTAAACGGGTATGTGTTGATTCTTTTAGTACTCGGAGCATTTTATCCATTTGTCACGAAAAAGTGGAATACTTCAAAAGTAAATATGGTGCTATCAATTTTTAAAATAGGTGGACTGGTCGCAGGGGTAATGCTTATTTTTGGATTTGGTCCTGCATGGTTGTTTAATCCGGATATCGGTCCATTTTTATTAGAAAAACTTATTAAGCCGGTGGGGCTGGTCATTCCGATTGGTTCGGTTTTCTTAGCATTGCTCGTTTGCTATGGCTTGCTTGAATTTATAGGGGTACTTATGCAACCGGTAATGAAGCCGATTTTCAAAACACCGGGCCGTTCAGCAGTCGATGCGGTAGCTTCATTTGTTGGCAGCTATTCGGTTGGCTTAATATTGACGAACCGTGTGTATAAGGAAGGGAAATATACAGCGAGAGAATCAGCCATTATTGCGACAGGCTTCTCTACAGTGTCAGCTACTTTTATGGTAGTCGTTGCGAAAACACTCGATTTAATGGAATACTGGAACTTATTTTTCTGGGTGACATTAGTTGTGACATTCGTCGTTACAGCGATTTCAGCCCGAATTTATCCGTTAAATAAAATTAAAGATGAATATTATGAAGGTTCAACTCCTCAGCCTGAAAAGATTATAAAAAATGACCGTCTAAAAGTAGCCTGGACAGAAGCGGTGGAAGCAACAAAATCAAACCCGTCTTTGTCTAGAAACTTATACATTCATTTAAAAGACGGTTTTATTATGGCGATGGGTGTTATTCCTTCCATATTATCAATTGGTTTATTAGGAATGGTATTGGCAATTTATACACCGCTATTTGATTGGTTGGCCTATATTTTTGCACCATTTACGTATTTACTTCAAATTCCAGATCCGATGCTGACAGCCAAAGCATTGTCATTATCGATTGCGGAAATGTTTTTACCGGCGATGATTGTAACGGAGGCGGTTCTTGTAACGAAGTTTATTGTAGCTGTTGTTTCGATTTCAGCTATTTTGTTCTTCTCTGCTGTCATTCCGGTTATTTTATCGACAGACATCCCGTTATCAATTCGCCAAATGATTATTATCTGGTTTGAGCGCGTTGTCTTAACACTCATTTTCGTCACACCAATAGCATTTATCTTATTCTAA
- a CDS encoding hydantoin racemase, with amino-acid sequence MKIWHQSLTSIEDISEYRDAVIQHILKIARPDVDVVLHGMTNDTYPENYPGHYITYNYLQSLHKEQFIRNALIAEKAGYDAVFIGTIPDVGLIEARALVDIPVIGYGQASMHMASMLGSKIGIVNFLAPLADQLRFNAQQYGLAQKLGPIVQADIGFYDIMEGYKNPQPIIDKFIAAAEIAIAQGADVIIPGEGPMNIFLATHHIHHVGNVPIIDSFGTGIKMCESLVDLQKISGMTVTRVGYYNEKPPTEIVEKLRDYYNLKQAAADMDFGLSVRATASV; translated from the coding sequence ATGAAAATTTGGCACCAAAGCTTAACATCAATTGAAGATATATCGGAATATCGCGATGCGGTCATTCAGCATATTTTAAAAATTGCGCGTCCGGATGTAGATGTCGTCCTTCACGGTATGACGAATGATACGTACCCGGAAAATTATCCCGGTCACTATATTACGTACAACTATTTACAAAGCCTGCATAAGGAGCAGTTTATCCGCAATGCATTAATCGCGGAAAAGGCGGGCTATGATGCAGTGTTTATTGGTACGATTCCGGACGTTGGCTTAATCGAGGCACGTGCACTTGTTGATATTCCAGTGATCGGTTACGGTCAAGCGTCAATGCATATGGCATCAATGCTTGGATCAAAAATAGGGATTGTTAACTTCCTTGCTCCGTTAGCCGATCAGCTGCGCTTCAATGCACAGCAATACGGGTTGGCACAAAAGCTTGGACCGATCGTACAGGCGGATATCGGCTTCTACGATATTATGGAAGGCTATAAAAACCCTCAGCCAATTATCGATAAATTTATTGCTGCTGCTGAAATAGCTATTGCGCAAGGTGCGGATGTTATTATTCCTGGTGAAGGGCCGATGAATATTTTCCTGGCAACCCATCATATTCACCATGTCGGCAATGTCCCGATTATCGATTCTTTTGGTACAGGAATTAAAATGTGTGAATCGCTTGTTGATCTGCAGAAGATAAGCGGTATGACGGTGACACGTGTAGGCTATTACAACGAAAAACCCCCAACGGAAATTGTTGAAAAGTTAAGAGACTATTATAATTTGAAACAAGCAGCAGCCGACATGGATTTTGGGCTATCTGTCCGCGCTACGGCGTCTGTATAA
- a CDS encoding flavocytochrome c, which translates to MSRDHLIIVGAGMAGLCAAVEASAAGAKVIVLEKQAELGGSSLLSGCFMAFAETDFQKKLGIEDTTESLMEDFLAVGQYKNKRTLIEAYGKHQLATYNWLVEQDVQFQTCQAVSGHSNPRGHTIIPSQAIGQLRANAEANGVIIKTNAPVVRLVKNNEQVVGVVYEENGEQIELTTDYGVLLTAGGFSQSEELLAQFAPQLANTVRLGGAGNKGDGIKLAASAGAWLEDFTYLKGTYGFHPTSTNDKKRQAHTFYKGGIIVNELGKRFVNESISYKLLGDAALQQPNCRTYQVWDQTIMDKGVANDALYDFDLLYREGLIESFDTIEQLAEKAGLPVDVLQQTISTYNSDVKKGQDTAFGRTSLTHKFGTPTAIETAPFYIMDTATAMLATYAGVQVDEHTHVLNPFGEPIEGLYAAGEMVGGFHGAGYMTGSSLGKAAIFGRIAARTAIQAKKQEVLK; encoded by the coding sequence ATGAGCCGTGACCATCTTATAATTGTTGGTGCGGGTATGGCAGGACTTTGTGCGGCAGTGGAGGCTTCTGCTGCTGGCGCAAAGGTCATCGTCCTGGAAAAACAAGCTGAACTTGGCGGCAGTTCCTTATTAAGCGGCTGTTTTATGGCCTTTGCCGAGACGGATTTTCAGAAGAAGCTCGGTATTGAAGATACGACAGAAAGCTTAATGGAAGATTTCCTTGCTGTAGGTCAATATAAAAACAAACGTACACTCATTGAAGCATACGGTAAACATCAGCTTGCTACATACAACTGGCTTGTCGAACAGGATGTCCAATTCCAAACATGCCAAGCTGTAAGCGGACATTCCAACCCGCGCGGACATACGATCATTCCTAGCCAGGCAATTGGCCAATTACGTGCAAATGCTGAAGCAAATGGCGTAATAATTAAAACCAATGCACCCGTTGTACGTTTAGTAAAAAATAATGAGCAAGTAGTTGGTGTTGTATACGAAGAGAACGGTGAACAGATCGAACTTACTACGGATTATGGTGTCCTGTTAACAGCGGGCGGTTTTTCTCAAAGTGAAGAGCTGCTGGCACAATTTGCTCCGCAGTTAGCGAATACGGTTCGGCTCGGTGGGGCGGGTAATAAAGGCGACGGGATTAAACTTGCTGCTTCGGCAGGTGCATGGCTCGAAGATTTTACTTATTTGAAGGGCACATACGGCTTCCACCCAACATCGACAAATGATAAGAAACGTCAGGCACATACGTTTTATAAAGGTGGCATCATTGTGAACGAGCTCGGTAAGCGCTTCGTGAATGAATCCATTTCGTATAAGCTGCTTGGTGATGCAGCACTACAACAACCCAATTGCCGGACATATCAAGTATGGGACCAGACAATCATGGACAAAGGTGTCGCAAATGATGCACTTTATGATTTTGATTTACTTTACAGAGAAGGTTTAATTGAAAGCTTTGACACAATTGAACAGTTAGCAGAGAAAGCAGGTCTACCGGTAGACGTGCTACAGCAAACGATTTCCACGTATAATTCCGATGTGAAAAAAGGGCAGGATACAGCATTTGGCCGTACATCGCTCACACATAAATTCGGTACACCAACAGCAATCGAAACAGCTCCGTTTTATATAATGGACACTGCAACAGCGATGCTTGCTACGTATGCAGGTGTCCAAGTTGATGAACATACACATGTGCTCAATCCATTCGGTGAACCAATCGAAGGTCTATATGCAGCCGGCGAAATGGTCGGAGGTTTCCACGGAGCGGGTTATATGACGGGCAGTTCTTTAGGAAAAGCCGCAATTTTCGGCCGTATAGCTGCAAGAACAGCAATACAAGCAAAAAAGCAGGAGGTACTTAAATGA
- a CDS encoding cobalamin adenosyltransferase translates to MTELTYSFQQNTVTLDLAKKMLEKAEEKGKELGMKFAISIVDKAGNLKAFSAMDGAPVLALEIAQNKAFSAAAYNRATHEWYDRLKDDPPLMEGLVHTNRLVIFGGGYPIQLNGECIGGIGVSGGHYTHDMQVCEAALELLAETVKEA, encoded by the coding sequence ATGACAGAATTAACGTACTCATTCCAGCAAAACACAGTGACTTTAGATTTAGCGAAGAAAATGTTAGAGAAAGCAGAGGAAAAAGGGAAAGAGCTAGGCATGAAGTTCGCAATTTCAATCGTGGACAAAGCCGGAAATTTAAAAGCATTTTCAGCTATGGACGGTGCACCGGTATTAGCGTTGGAAATTGCACAAAATAAAGCATTCTCGGCAGCAGCATATAATCGTGCTACACATGAATGGTACGACCGACTAAAAGATGATCCGCCACTAATGGAAGGTCTTGTTCATACAAATCGCCTCGTTATTTTCGGAGGGGGTTATCCAATTCAATTAAATGGTGAATGCATCGGAGGAATCGGTGTAAGCGGCGGTCACTATACACATGATATGCAAGTTTGTGAAGCCGCTCTTGAACTATTGGCCGAAACAGTTAAGGAGGCGTAG